A single genomic interval of Amycolatopsis albispora harbors:
- a CDS encoding DUF5685 family protein produces the protein MFGIIRPCRHRLSESLHADWLAHLCGLCLALRDEHGQLARVVTNYDGLVISALVEAQSPRPDGRRDAGPCPLRAMRPTSVARGSGAQLAAAVSLVLASAKVSDHVEDGDGAFGRKAVAGAARRVASRWAEQGSRTGSRIGFDTAVLTEAVDRQGEVERAVRLGDPVLLATEPTEEATAAAFAQTAVLAGRPGNVAPLTEVGRLFGRAAHLLDAVEDLAEDTETGAWNPLLATGATVAEVRRHCDDAVLGVRLAMREASFENGKLVHALLVHELEQAVRRTFGHLEIEAHHPGGQSPYGHPGHYGPYGQPGPPPGPPGATGPGGKPPKKNKKRGPGPHDGDGGCCWVPKFRVPPRRRNAVLGCLVAFYQCCSCQNCCRDPYPGPWSGKPHDAWCDSCDCCDCGCDC, from the coding sequence ATGTTCGGCATCATCCGGCCCTGCCGCCACCGCCTGTCCGAAAGCCTGCACGCCGACTGGCTGGCGCACCTGTGCGGCCTCTGCCTGGCGCTGCGTGACGAGCACGGGCAGCTGGCGCGCGTGGTCACCAACTACGACGGCCTGGTCATCTCGGCGCTGGTGGAGGCGCAGTCACCGAGGCCGGACGGCCGCCGCGACGCCGGGCCGTGCCCGTTGCGCGCGATGCGCCCGACGTCGGTGGCGCGCGGGTCCGGGGCACAGCTGGCGGCCGCGGTTTCGCTGGTGCTGGCGTCGGCGAAGGTCAGCGACCACGTCGAGGACGGCGACGGCGCGTTCGGCCGCAAGGCGGTGGCGGGCGCGGCCCGCCGGGTGGCGTCGCGCTGGGCCGAGCAGGGCAGCCGCACCGGCTCGCGGATCGGCTTCGACACCGCCGTGCTCACCGAGGCGGTGGACCGGCAGGGCGAGGTCGAGCGCGCGGTCCGCCTCGGCGACCCGGTCCTGCTGGCCACCGAGCCGACCGAGGAGGCCACCGCGGCCGCGTTCGCGCAGACCGCGGTGCTGGCCGGGCGGCCGGGCAACGTGGCGCCGCTGACCGAGGTCGGTAGGCTGTTCGGCCGGGCGGCGCACCTGCTCGACGCGGTCGAGGACCTGGCGGAGGACACCGAGACCGGCGCGTGGAACCCGCTGCTGGCCACCGGCGCGACCGTGGCCGAGGTGCGCCGCCACTGCGACGACGCCGTGCTCGGCGTGCGGCTGGCGATGCGGGAGGCGAGCTTCGAAAACGGCAAGCTGGTGCACGCGCTGCTGGTGCACGAGCTGGAGCAGGCGGTCCGCCGGACCTTCGGGCACCTGGAGATCGAAGCGCACCACCCCGGCGGGCAGTCGCCGTACGGGCACCCCGGGCACTACGGACCGTACGGGCAGCCGGGGCCGCCACCCGGCCCGCCGGGGGCGACCGGTCCCGGCGGCAAGCCGCCCAAGAAGAACAAGAAGCGCGGCCCCGGCCCGCACGACGGCGACGGTGGCTGCTGCTGGGTGCCGAAGTTCCGGGTGCCGCCGCGCAGGCGGAACGCGGTGCTGGGCTGCCTGGTCGCCTTCTACCAGTGCTGCAGCTGCCAGAACTGCTGCCGCGACCCGTACCCGGGGCCGTGGAGCGGCAAGCCGCACGACGCCTGGTGCGACAGCTGTGACTGCTGCGACTGCGGGTGCGACTGCTGA
- a CDS encoding DUF402 domain-containing protein codes for MSAHPPKVETFDPDNAENTDNKGIVREVERFQVESYGLYMARHAPGRAQFHYLESWLLPARGLRITDFWFSPGHERDQDFYLDVVEVETDGRIWRATDLYVDIVLRDGDGLEVIDTDELLEATVAGLVTEKAAQRALETTYATVEGLAAHGYRLRDWLGSGGEHLTWLRK; via the coding sequence ATGAGCGCACATCCGCCCAAAGTGGAGACCTTCGACCCGGACAACGCCGAAAACACCGACAACAAGGGCATCGTGCGGGAGGTCGAACGCTTCCAGGTCGAGTCCTACGGGCTGTACATGGCGCGTCACGCGCCCGGCCGCGCGCAGTTCCACTACCTCGAGTCGTGGCTGCTGCCCGCGCGCGGGTTGCGGATCACCGACTTCTGGTTCAGCCCCGGCCACGAGCGCGACCAGGACTTCTACCTCGACGTGGTGGAGGTGGAGACGGACGGGCGGATCTGGCGGGCGACCGATCTCTACGTGGACATCGTGCTGCGCGACGGCGATGGCCTCGAGGTGATCGACACCGACGAGCTGCTCGAAGCCACCGTCGCCGGGCTGGTCACCGAGAAGGCCGCGCAGCGTGCGCTCGAAACCACGTACGCCACCGTCGAAGGCCTCGCCGCGCACGGTTACCGGCTGCGCGACTGGCTCGGCTCCGGCGGTGAACACCTGACGTGGCTGCGGAAGTGA
- a CDS encoding endonuclease V — protein sequence MTGLDLDTLAVVDQAVVEGEVDFPYVPGLFAFRELPPLLGALKSSAVTNRPDPSAARGRRCMTAVRWSAAHCSA from the coding sequence GTGACCGGGCTGGACCTGGACACGCTGGCCGTCGTGGACCAGGCAGTGGTCGAGGGTGAAGTCGATTTCCCTTACGTACCAGGGTTGTTCGCCTTCCGCGAGTTGCCCCCGCTGCTCGGCGCGCTGAAAAGCTCGGCGGTCACGAACCGCCCGGACCCGAGCGCGGCGCGTGGTCGCCGCTGTATGACAGCGGTGAGGTGGTCGGCCGCGCACTGCTCCGCCTGA
- a CDS encoding ABC transporter ATP-binding protein, which yields MPIIEVSGLHKRYGEKRAVDGVSFTVERGEIFGILGPNGAGKTTTVECLEGLRQPDEGTISVLGLDPRRDTAELRQRLGVQLQESELPEKLKVREALDLYASFYRNPADPDRLLADLGLTDKRDTAYKKLSGGQKQRLSIALALIGSPEVAVLDELTTGLDPQARRDTWQLIEDIRAGGVTIVLVTHFMEEAERLCDRIAVIDSGRVVAIDTPAGLVAGVDDEQRIRFRPSAAIEDEAFTALPEVRRVDRQGGVVVVTGTGNLLHAVSSVLARRQIIAGELRVEQTTLDDAFVALTGRKLEDA from the coding sequence ATGCCGATCATCGAGGTATCCGGGCTGCACAAGCGCTACGGGGAAAAACGGGCGGTGGACGGGGTTTCGTTCACCGTCGAACGCGGGGAGATCTTCGGCATCCTGGGGCCGAACGGGGCGGGCAAGACCACCACGGTCGAATGCCTGGAAGGGCTGCGCCAGCCCGACGAGGGCACCATCTCGGTGCTCGGGCTCGACCCGCGGCGGGACACCGCCGAGCTGCGCCAGCGGCTCGGTGTGCAGCTCCAGGAAAGCGAACTGCCCGAGAAGCTGAAGGTGCGGGAGGCACTGGACCTCTACGCCTCCTTCTACCGCAACCCCGCCGATCCGGACCGGCTGCTGGCCGACCTGGGGCTCACGGACAAGCGGGACACCGCCTACAAGAAGCTCTCCGGCGGGCAGAAGCAGCGGCTGTCCATCGCGCTGGCGCTGATCGGCAGCCCCGAGGTGGCCGTGCTCGACGAGCTGACCACCGGGCTGGACCCGCAGGCCCGCCGCGACACCTGGCAGCTGATCGAGGACATCCGCGCCGGCGGCGTGACCATCGTGCTGGTCACCCACTTCATGGAGGAGGCCGAGCGGCTCTGCGACCGGATCGCGGTGATCGACTCCGGCCGCGTGGTGGCCATCGACACGCCGGCCGGCCTGGTCGCCGGGGTGGACGACGAGCAGCGCATCCGGTTCCGCCCGTCGGCGGCGATCGAGGACGAGGCGTTCACCGCGCTGCCCGAGGTGCGCCGGGTCGACCGGCAGGGCGGTGTGGTGGTGGTCACCGGCACCGGGAACCTGCTGCACGCGGTCAGCTCGGTGCTCGCGCGGCGGCAGATCATCGCCGGTGAGCTGCGCGTGGAACAGACCACTTTGGACGACGCCTTCGTGGCGCTGACCGGCCGGAAGCTGGAGGACGCGTGA
- a CDS encoding ABC transporter permease, with protein MRALGKLTAVEAKLFLRDPGAAIVVLGVPVALLVVFGLVPGARQPSEDFGGKVPLDTFIAPLSVAVLLAMLALTMFPTAMATYREKGVLRRLSASPVPPVRLLTAQLVVNLAAALVVVLLIVGFGAAVLSMALPANLGGFLLVAVLGTGALFSVGLLIAALVPTGRTAGGVGAAVFFPMLALGGVWVRKEDLPSFLQPVADVLPLGATLNGMRETWSGGSPELLQLAALVVVALVCGGLAARFFRWE; from the coding sequence ATGCGCGCACTGGGGAAACTGACCGCGGTCGAGGCGAAGCTGTTCCTGCGCGACCCCGGCGCGGCGATCGTGGTGCTCGGCGTGCCGGTCGCGCTGCTGGTGGTGTTCGGCTTGGTGCCGGGCGCCCGGCAGCCGTCGGAGGACTTCGGCGGCAAGGTTCCGCTGGATACCTTCATCGCGCCGCTGTCGGTGGCGGTCCTGCTGGCCATGCTGGCGCTGACGATGTTCCCGACGGCGATGGCGACCTACCGGGAGAAGGGCGTGTTGCGGCGGTTGTCGGCCAGCCCGGTGCCGCCGGTCCGGCTGCTCACCGCGCAACTCGTGGTGAACCTGGCCGCGGCGCTGGTGGTGGTGCTGCTCATCGTCGGCTTCGGCGCGGCGGTGCTGAGCATGGCGCTGCCCGCCAATCTCGGCGGCTTCCTGTTGGTGGCGGTGCTCGGCACGGGTGCGTTGTTCTCGGTGGGCCTGCTGATCGCGGCGCTGGTCCCGACCGGGCGGACCGCGGGCGGCGTCGGTGCCGCGGTGTTCTTCCCGATGCTGGCGCTCGGCGGGGTGTGGGTGCGCAAGGAGGACCTGCCGTCCTTCCTGCAGCCGGTGGCCGACGTGCTGCCGCTGGGCGCGACGCTGAACGGCATGCGCGAGACCTGGTCCGGGGGCAGCCCGGAGCTGCTGCAGCTCGCGGCGCTGGTGGTGGTCGCGCTGGTCTGCGGTGGGCTCGCCGCCCGGTTCTTCCGCTGGGAGTGA
- a CDS encoding glycosyltransferase family 39 protein has product MAAVLLLVNGRYGYFGDELYFLAAGRHLDWGYADQPPALPLLAHLMDLLAPGSVWALRLPAVLAVVASAVLTALIARELGGGTRAQVLAAGAFAVSMQFLGSGHYLATSTMDPFLWTVVLWLLVRWLRTRSDGLLLWAGVVTGLALNVKFLIPAFWVVALLFAAWLGPRELLTRPKLWLGAGVAVLAAVPTVLWQAANGWPQLEMGEAIGDENPDKVAAALAYPVLALASAGLVVGVVLVLYGLWRLLRTPSLRFLGWTLLALTVLFAVAGGRFYYVAGLFPLCWAVAAVHLEAGRARRWWRWLATWPVYALSAVIAVPLTLPVLPAHVLDANPGLPRPLFTSAERGWPEFADAVAAVHRSLPPEQRARTAIVTQVYWQASALDHYGPERGLPEPYSGNRGYWTLATLPASADTVLYVGADSPVLRAHFARVDQVGVVDTGLPAPMFTQGVPIWLATGPSAPLPQLWPSFRDLRL; this is encoded by the coding sequence ATGGCGGCGGTGTTGCTGCTGGTCAACGGCCGCTACGGGTACTTCGGCGACGAGCTGTACTTCCTGGCCGCGGGCAGGCACCTCGACTGGGGCTACGCCGACCAGCCGCCCGCGCTGCCGTTGCTCGCGCACCTGATGGACCTGCTCGCGCCCGGTTCGGTGTGGGCGCTGCGGCTGCCCGCGGTGCTGGCGGTGGTGGCGTCGGCCGTGCTCACCGCGCTGATCGCCCGAGAGCTCGGCGGTGGCACGCGGGCGCAGGTGCTGGCGGCGGGCGCGTTCGCGGTCAGCATGCAGTTCCTCGGCAGCGGCCACTACCTCGCCACGTCCACAATGGACCCTTTCCTGTGGACGGTGGTGCTGTGGCTGCTCGTCCGGTGGCTGCGCACGCGGTCCGACGGGCTGCTGCTCTGGGCGGGCGTGGTCACCGGGCTGGCGCTGAACGTCAAGTTCCTGATCCCGGCGTTCTGGGTGGTGGCGCTGCTGTTCGCGGCCTGGCTCGGCCCGCGTGAGCTGCTGACCAGGCCGAAGCTGTGGCTGGGCGCGGGTGTCGCGGTGCTGGCCGCGGTGCCGACCGTGCTGTGGCAGGCGGCGAACGGCTGGCCGCAGCTGGAAATGGGCGAGGCGATCGGCGACGAGAACCCGGACAAGGTGGCCGCCGCGCTCGCCTACCCCGTGCTGGCACTGGCTTCGGCCGGGCTGGTGGTCGGTGTGGTGCTCGTCCTTTACGGACTGTGGCGACTGCTGCGCACCCCGTCGCTGCGCTTCCTCGGCTGGACCTTGCTGGCGCTGACCGTGTTGTTCGCGGTGGCGGGCGGTCGCTTCTACTACGTGGCCGGCCTGTTCCCGCTGTGCTGGGCGGTCGCCGCGGTCCACCTCGAGGCCGGGCGGGCGCGGCGGTGGTGGCGGTGGCTGGCGACCTGGCCGGTGTACGCGCTCAGCGCGGTGATCGCCGTCCCGCTGACCCTGCCGGTGCTGCCCGCGCACGTGCTCGACGCCAACCCCGGCCTGCCGCGGCCGCTGTTCACTTCGGCCGAACGCGGCTGGCCGGAGTTCGCCGACGCGGTGGCCGCGGTCCATCGTTCGCTGCCCCCGGAGCAGCGGGCGCGGACGGCGATCGTCACGCAGGTGTACTGGCAGGCCTCCGCGCTGGACCACTACGGCCCGGAACGCGGCCTGCCCGAGCCGTACAGCGGCAACCGCGGGTACTGGACGCTGGCCACTCTCCCGGCTTCGGCGGACACCGTGCTCTACGTCGGCGCGGACAGCCCGGTGCTGCGGGCGCACTTCGCGCGGGTGGACCAGGTGGGCGTGGTGGACACCGGACTGCCCGCCCCGATGTTCACCCAGGGCGTGCCGATCTGGCTGGCCACCGGGCCGTCGGCGCCGCTGCCGCAGCTGTGGCCGTCGTTCCGGGACCTGCGGCTGTGA
- a CDS encoding sensor histidine kinase, translating to MQERPSWTGLSDDTPAQWAPWARRVELWFPYLMLGLCVAIQPISSSQPAGHQRTTLVLAGVALCWVALTDTLPRLRVPDNQWWPLLSLAGLLALASVLMARETLYLLFLIVGFFHALRLRPVWLMLLGLLTTSVLINSLAGGGPREALSESPEVFIPVVLVQTLAIAGGSLMGDKLMEQSAKRRETLEKLEAAMTENAGLHRQLLAQAREAGVLDERQRLSREIHDTLAQGFTGIITQLEAARNEPADRDRHLDLATALARENLAEARRAVHALRPEALDAAQLPDALRGVAGRWSDRTGVPIEFTTTGTVRPLHPEVEATLLRITQEALTNVDKHAAAGRAGLTLSYMEDQVTLDLRDDGRGFDPAGPRPDGYGLSGMRQRAERLAGSLHVESEPGAGTAISVNLPAITAVEDR from the coding sequence ATGCAGGAGCGGCCGAGCTGGACCGGGTTGTCCGACGACACCCCGGCGCAGTGGGCACCGTGGGCGCGGCGGGTCGAGCTGTGGTTCCCCTACCTCATGCTCGGCCTGTGCGTGGCGATCCAGCCGATCTCGTCCAGCCAGCCCGCCGGGCACCAGCGCACGACGCTGGTGCTCGCGGGCGTGGCGCTGTGCTGGGTCGCGCTGACCGACACGCTGCCCCGGCTGCGCGTGCCGGACAACCAGTGGTGGCCGCTGCTCTCGCTGGCCGGGCTGCTGGCGCTGGCGAGCGTGCTGATGGCCAGGGAGACGCTGTACCTGCTGTTCCTGATCGTCGGCTTCTTCCACGCGCTGCGCCTGCGCCCGGTCTGGCTGATGCTGCTCGGCCTGCTCACCACCTCGGTGCTGATCAACAGCCTGGCCGGGGGCGGGCCGAGGGAGGCGCTGAGCGAGTCGCCCGAGGTGTTCATCCCGGTGGTGCTGGTGCAGACGCTGGCCATCGCCGGTGGCTCGCTGATGGGCGACAAGCTGATGGAGCAGAGCGCCAAGCGCCGCGAAACGCTGGAGAAGCTGGAAGCCGCGATGACCGAGAACGCCGGGCTGCACCGGCAGCTGCTCGCGCAGGCACGCGAGGCCGGGGTGCTCGACGAGCGGCAGCGGCTCAGCCGCGAGATCCACGACACCCTGGCCCAGGGCTTCACCGGCATCATCACCCAGCTCGAGGCCGCGCGGAACGAGCCTGCCGACCGCGACCGCCACCTCGACCTGGCCACCGCGCTGGCCAGGGAGAACCTCGCCGAGGCGCGGCGCGCGGTGCACGCCCTGCGGCCGGAGGCGCTGGACGCCGCGCAGCTGCCCGACGCGCTGCGCGGGGTGGCCGGGCGGTGGTCCGACCGCACCGGCGTGCCGATCGAGTTCACCACCACCGGCACGGTCCGCCCGCTGCACCCCGAGGTGGAGGCCACCCTGCTGCGGATCACCCAGGAGGCGCTGACCAATGTGGACAAGCACGCCGCCGCGGGCCGCGCCGGGCTGACGCTGTCCTACATGGAGGATCAGGTGACGCTGGACCTGCGCGACGACGGGCGCGGCTTCGACCCGGCCGGGCCGCGGCCGGACGGCTACGGGCTGAGCGGGATGCGGCAGCGCGCCGAACGGCTGGCCGGTTCGCTGCACGTGGAGTCCGAACCGGGCGCGGGCACCGCGATCTCGGTGAACCTGCCCGCCATCACCGCGGTGGAGGACCGATGA
- a CDS encoding response regulator: protein MITLLITDDHPVVRDGLRGIFTPEHGFEVLGEAADGAEAVELAERLRPDVVLMDLRMPGLDGTAAITELARRGNPAKVLVLTTYDTDSDVLPAIEAGATGYLLKDSPKEDLFRGVRAAARGESVLSPAVASRMMAQLRAPAREPLSGRELEVLGLVARGSTNKEAAAKLFISEATVKTHLLHAYAKLGVKDRAAAVAVAYERGLLTPR from the coding sequence ATGATCACCCTGCTCATCACCGACGACCACCCGGTGGTCCGCGACGGCCTGCGCGGCATCTTCACCCCGGAGCACGGGTTCGAGGTGCTCGGCGAGGCCGCCGACGGCGCGGAGGCGGTCGAGCTGGCCGAGCGGCTGCGGCCCGACGTGGTGCTGATGGACCTGCGCATGCCCGGCCTGGACGGGACCGCCGCGATCACCGAGCTGGCCAGGCGCGGCAACCCGGCCAAGGTGCTGGTGCTGACCACCTACGACACCGACTCCGACGTGCTGCCCGCGATCGAAGCCGGGGCCACCGGTTACCTGCTCAAGGACTCGCCGAAGGAGGACCTGTTCCGCGGGGTGCGGGCGGCCGCGCGCGGCGAGTCGGTGCTGTCCCCGGCGGTGGCCAGCCGGATGATGGCGCAGCTGCGCGCGCCGGCCAGGGAGCCGCTGAGCGGGCGCGAACTGGAGGTGCTCGGGCTGGTCGCCCGCGGTTCGACGAACAAGGAGGCCGCGGCGAAGCTGTTCATCAGCGAGGCCACGGTCAAGACGCACCTGCTGCACGCCTACGCGAAGCTCGGGGTGAAGGACCGGGCCGCGGCGGTGGCGGTGGCCTACGAACGCGGGCTGCTCACACCACGCTGA